The Ammospiza nelsoni isolate bAmmNel1 chromosome 27, bAmmNel1.pri, whole genome shotgun sequence genome contains a region encoding:
- the FGF22 gene encoding fibroblast growth factor 22, with product MGGTAPVPAPPIRRHRPAPAAHPGRSRRRGRSPVAAVAMAHGPSPACRPPPAAMRRGGPAAIAACLAGALAVLAGPGPGAGSATGTGRRPPRSYGHLEGDVRWRRLFSATRFFLRIDGGGGVEGTRWRERPGSIVEIRSVRVGVVAIRAVHTGFYLAMNKRGRLYGSKEFSPNCKFTERIEENGYNTYASLRWRHRGRPMFLSLNSKGRPQRGGRTSRQHLSTHFLPMLVS from the exons ATGGGAGGCACCGCCCCGGTCCCCGCCCCGCCCATTCGCCGCcaccgccccgccccggccgcccATCCCGGCCGCTCGCGCCGTCGGGGCCGGTCGCCGGTCGCCGCCGTGGCCATGGCCCATGGCCCGTCGCCCGCCTGTCGCCCGCCGCCCGCTGCCATGAGGCGCGGGGGCCCCGCCGCCATCGCCGCCTGCCTGGCCGGGGCTCTCGCCGTGCTGGCGGGGCCGGGACCGGGAGCGGGCAGTGCCACCGGGACCGGCCGGCGGCCGCCCCGCAGCTACGGGCACCTGGAGGGCGACGTGCGCTGGCGGCGGCTTTTCTCCGCCACCCGCTTCTTCCTGCGCATcgacggcggcggcggcgtgGAGGGAACGCGCTGGAGGGAGCGGCCGGGCA GCATCGTTGAGATCCGGTCGGTTCGTGTCGGCGTCGTGGCCATCCGGGCGGTGCACACCGGCTTCTACCTGGCCATGAACAAGCGCGGGAGGCTCTACGGGTCG AAGGAGTTCAGCCCCAACTGCAAGTTCACGGAGCGCATCGAGGAGAACGGCTACAACACGTACGCGTCGCTGCGCTGGCGGCACCGCGGCCGCCCCATGTTCCTGTCGCTCAACAGCAAGGGCCGGCCACAGAGAGGGGGCAGGACAAGCCGGCAGCACCTCTCCACACACTTCCTCCCCATGCTCGTCAGCTGA
- the POLRMT gene encoding DNA-directed RNA polymerase, mitochondrial: protein MSLLRLRAVLRGPGGLRGPGIPWRIFRSYSSASTKEKANRNVPCERTELLEVLKARAKQLQGSSVPEVTVSKVEVAALDNDKFQEAVVPGPKEKQPIPRAQGDGLAQSSTWAKKLQKEMYSQQPKVKQELGSAASQLALEAKGEATPTTKTMKSPKVPKTKAAPAWTQSSGSPHNKPRVVEVKGAAELKRPQKMPKDTSNQQVLQQTIQANLECFLFLQQAEEAERYLLLCHSSPVKRKVMDVGAFNIVMRIWARKGCLNRLDRLFSILEAAGLQPNLDSYATALECAGRTRSPAKAVLRYLQQLNSSGFHVDELFQKCLFEEDEKEKVLFAIRTVQPNYQLPPPPSPKISKSSLLQDFYSRETMGAYPKLDFSVQELQECFQQQLDMELKNTVTIESVEAAKPLTPQAIKARELLGTLRSQWRDAILQALQSSKRSMARPKRMSKYNVLYPYLCLLPDEEYVDIMLQILNDLSPQGESLAVLARELGSKVYDRYIIQRKLRSGQLEKVQQIYESYIQLLAKDSQPKQYLPREYWEKLVAEAGFGPSLNLKSCTWPCVLLMRLGMHMLELLVKAVKVPRNILNRRLESKPIPVLYHVYSFYSNWQVGLIRPHPIFSQLVSNAAETTLTFNSSAMPMLCPPVPWTSPTFGAFVLNDTKLMRFMDDTTHHQLLLEQCPLVNLHPVLDALNQLGNCAWKINQPVLDIIISIFNDKGDEKLDIPPPLSEAPKPPTPPGNSSTWSKSFKHEVFLCKKKAAEMHSLRMDALYKLSIANYVRDKVFWFPHNMDFRGRTYPCPPYFNHLGNDVTRAILLFAEGRPLGPKGLDWLKIHLINLTGLKKKNALQERLEYANEIMEDILDSADHPLTGRKWWMDTDEPWQALACCMEIAKASRSPDPAAYISHFPVHQDGSCNGLQHYAALGRDLSGAASVNLVPCGLPQDVYSAVAQQVEEFRKKDAERGLKIAQVLQGFISRKVVKQTVMTVVYGVTRYGGRLQIEKRLKEIDEFPEEYLWEASHYLVKQVFNSIKEMFSATRDIQNWLTESAKLIAQSGRTVEWVTPLGLPIIQPYYRSRSTVLNCGMQRLSVKTSNSSQKPDTVKQKNAFPPNFIHSLDSTHMMLTALHCLRKGLTFVSVHDCYWTHALTVDVMNQVCRQQFVALHSEKILQDLSEFMLEKYCSSSNSSTEPIAHWQKRLKEQLSNVPSTGEFNLKQVMDSTYFFS from the exons ATGTCGCTGCTGAGGCTGCGGGCGGTGCTGAGGGGCCCGGGCGGGCTGAGGGGGCCCG GGATTCCATGGAGAATCTTCAGGAGCTACTCCTCTGCCAGCACCAAGGAGAAGGCGAACAGAAATGTTCCCTGTGagaggacagagctgctggaag TGCTGAAGGCTCGAGccaagcagctgcagggcagtaGCGTCCCAGAGGTGACAGTCAGCAAAGTGGAAGTGGCTGCACTGGACAATGACAAGTTCCAGGAGGCTGTGGTCCCTGGCCCCAAGGAGAAGCAGCCCATTCCCAGGGCACAGGGTGATGGCCTGGCTCAGTCCAGCACCTGGGccaaaaagctgcagaaggagatGTACAGCCAGCAGCCAAAGGTGAAGCAGGAGTTGGGcagtgctgcctcccagctggctctggaggCCAAGGGAGAGGCCACACCCACAACAAAAACCATGAAGAGCCCAAAGGTCCCAAAGACaaaagcagcccctgcctggacccagagctctggcagcccccaCAACAAGCCCAGGGTGGTGGAGGTgaagggagctgcagagctgaagaGGCCTCAGAAGATGCCAAAGGACACGAGCAAccagcaggtgctgcagcagacCATCCAGGCCAACCTGGAGTGcttcctgttcctgcagcaggcagaggaggctGAGAGGTAcctcctgctgtgccacagctccccCGTGAAGAGGAAGGTGATGGATGTGGGTGCCTTCAACATCGTCATGCGCATCTGGGCCAGGAAG ggctgtttgaaCCGCCTGGACCGATTGTTTTCCATCCTGGAGGCTGCAGGTCTCCAGCCCAACCTGGACTCCTATGCTACGGCCCTGGAGTGTGCAGGACGGACCCGGTCACCTGCCAAAGCTGTCCTGAG atacctgcagcagctgaacagcagTGGCTTCCATGTGGATGAGCTCTTCCAAAAGTGCCTGTTTGAGGAAGATgagaaggagaaggtgctgtTTGCCATCAGGACTGTCCAGCCCAACTACCAGCTGCCTCCTCCACCCAGCCCCAAGATCAGCAAGTCTTCTCTGCTCCAGGACTTCTATTCCAGA GAGACGATGGGGGCGTACCCCAAGCTGGATTTCTccgtgcaggagctgcaggagtgcttccagcagcagctggacatggAGCTGAAGAACACCGTGACCATCGAGTCCGTGGAGGCAGCCAAGCCCCTGACCCCACAGGCCATCAAAGCG cgTGAGCTGCTGGGCACGCTGCGCTCGCAGTGGCGCGATGCCatcctgcaggccctgcagagctccaagCGCAGCATGGCCAGGCCCAAGAGGATGTCCAAGTACAACGTCCTCTACCCCTACCTGTGTCTGCTGCCAGATGAGGAGTATGTGGACATCATGCTGCAG atCCTCAATGACCTGTCTCCACAAGGTgagtccctggcagtgctggccagGGAGCTGGGCTCCAAGGTCTATGACAGGTACATCATCCAGAGGAAGCTGCGCAGTGGCCAGCTGGAGAAGGTGCAGCAGATCTATGAGAGCTACATCCAGCTGCTGGCAAAGGACAGCCAG CCTAAGCAGTACTTGCCACGGGAATACTGGGAGAAGCTGGTGGCAGAAGCAGGCTTTGGGCCTTCCCTCAACCTGAAGTCCTGCACGTGGCCCTGTGTGCTCCTCATGCGCCTGGGCATGCACATGCTGGAGCTCCTGGTGAAGGCTGTGAAGGTGCCCAGGAACATCCTCAATCGTCGCCTGGAGTCCAAGCCTATCCCTGTCCTCTACCACGTCTACTCCTTCTACAGTAACTGGCAG GTCGGGCTGATAAGGCCCCATCCCATCTTCTCCCAGCTCGTGTCAAACGCTGCAGAGACCACGCTGACCTTCAACTCCTCTGCCATGCCCATGCTGTGCCCCCCTGTGCCCTGGACCTCCCCCACTTTTGGTGCCTTTGTGCTCAATGACACCAAACTGATGCGTTTCATGGATGACACCACCcaccaccagctgctgctggagcagtgtcCCCTGGTGAACCTGCACCCCGTGCTGGATGCCCTCAACCAGCTGGGCAACTGTGCCTGGAAGATCAACCAGCCAGTGCTGGATATCATCATCTCCATCTTCAATGACAAAGGGGATGAGAAGCTGGACATCCCACCACCCCTCTCCGAGGCTCCCAAGCCTCCCACTCCTCCTGGCAATTCCTCCACCTGGAGCAAATCCTTCAAGCACGAGGTGTTCCTGTGCAAGAAGAAGGCTGCAGAGATGCACAGCCTGCGCATGGATGCTCTCTACAAGCTCTCCATTGCCAACTATGTCAGGGACAAGGTGTTCTGGTTCCCTCACAACATGGATTTCCGTGGCAGGACTTACCCATGCCCACCCTATTTCAACCACCTGGGGAACGATGTCACCAGGGCCATCCTGCTGTTTGCAGAGGGGAGGCCACTGGGCCCCAAGGGACTTGACTGGCTGAAGATCCACCTCATCAACCTGACAGGGCTGAAGAAGAAGAATGCCttgcaggagaggctggagtATGCCAATGAAATCATGGAGGACATCCTGGACTCGGCTGACCACCCGCTCACA ggcaggaagTGGTGGATGGACACAGATGAGCCCTGGCAAGCCTTGGCATGCTGTATGGAAATCGCCAAAGCCTCGAGGTCCCCAGACCCTGCAGCCTACATCTCTCACTTCCCAGTTCACCAG gatgGCTCCTGCAACGGGCTGCAGCACTATGCAGCGCTCGGCCGGGACCTCAGCGGCGCTGCCTCCGTCAACCTGGTGCCCTGTGGGCTCCCTCAGGATGTCTACAGTGCAGTGGCCCAGCAG GTGGAGGAGTTTCGGAAGAAGGATGCTGAGAGGGGTTTGAAGAttgcccaggtgctgcagggcttCATCAGCCGCAAGGTGGTGAAGCAGACGGTGATGACGGTCGTGTACGGGGTCACGCGCTACGGCGGCCGCCTGCAGATCGAGAAACGCCTCAAGGAGATCGATGAGTTCCCCGAG GAGTATTTGTGGGAAGCATCTCATTATCTGGTGAAGCAGGTGTTCAACAGCATCAAGGAGATGTTCTCAGCAACTCGAGATATCCAG AACTGGCTGACAGAGAGTGCCAAGCTCATCGCCCAGTCAGGCCGGACAGTGGAGTGGGTCACACCTCTGGGGCTGCCCATCATCCAGCCCTACTATCGCTCCAGGTCCACTGTG CTGAATTGTGGCATGCAGCGCTTGAGTGTGAAAACCTCCAACAGCAGCCA GAAACCTGACACTGTGAAGCAGAAGAATGCCTTTCCCCCCAACTTCATCCACTCTCTGGACTCCACACACATGATGCTCACAGCACTGCACTGCCTCAG gAAGGGCCTGACCTTCGTCTCAGTCCACGACTGCTACTGGACTCACGCGCTCACCGTGGATGTCATGAACCAG GTCTGTCGGCAGCAgtttgtggctctgcacagcgAGAAGATTCTGCAGGATCTGTCTGAGTTCATGCTGGAGAAGTACTGCAG TTCATCCAactccagcacagagcccatAGCCCACTGGCAGAAGAGACTGAAGGAGCAGCTGTCAAATGTCCCCAGCACAG GTGAATTCAACCTGAAGCAAGTGATGGATTCCACGTATTTCTTCAGCTGA